In one Streptomyces sp. NBC_01241 genomic region, the following are encoded:
- a CDS encoding thiolase family protein translates to MPRTIRDVVFVDGVRTPFGKAGPKGIYHETRADDLVVKAIRELLRRNPDLDPAKIDEVAIAATTQIGDQGLTLGRTAGILAGLPQSVPGYSIDRMCAGALTAVTSTAGSIAFGAYDVVVAGGVEHMGRHPMGEGVDPNPRFVSEKLVDESALFMGMTAENLHDRYPQITKDRADAYAVRSQEKAAKAYADGKIQQDLVPISVRRTNSEGGETGWGLVTADEPMRPGTTLESLAGLKTPFRPHGRVTAGNAAGLNDGATASLLAAEDVARELGLPVKMRLVSYAFAGVEPEVMGYGPIPATEKALAKAGLTIDDMGLFEINEAFAVQVLAFLDHYGIADDDARVNQYGGAIAYGHPLASSGVRLMTQLARQFEEQPEVRYGLTTMCVGFGMGATVVWENPHFDTADGDKA, encoded by the coding sequence GTGCCTCGTACCATCAGGGACGTCGTCTTCGTCGACGGCGTCCGCACCCCGTTCGGCAAAGCGGGCCCCAAGGGCATCTACCACGAGACCCGCGCCGACGATCTCGTCGTGAAGGCCATCCGGGAGCTGCTGCGCCGCAACCCGGACCTCGACCCCGCCAAGATCGACGAGGTCGCCATCGCCGCGACCACGCAGATCGGCGACCAGGGCCTGACGCTGGGCCGTACCGCCGGAATTCTGGCCGGGCTGCCGCAGTCCGTGCCCGGTTACTCCATCGACCGCATGTGTGCGGGCGCCCTGACCGCCGTCACGTCGACGGCCGGCTCCATCGCCTTCGGTGCGTACGACGTCGTCGTCGCCGGTGGTGTCGAGCACATGGGCCGCCACCCGATGGGCGAGGGCGTGGACCCGAACCCGCGCTTCGTGTCGGAGAAGCTGGTCGACGAGTCCGCCCTGTTCATGGGCATGACCGCGGAGAACCTGCACGACCGGTACCCGCAGATCACCAAGGACCGAGCCGACGCGTACGCGGTCCGCTCGCAGGAGAAGGCCGCCAAGGCGTACGCCGACGGCAAGATCCAGCAGGATCTGGTACCGATCTCGGTGCGTCGCACCAACTCCGAGGGTGGTGAGACCGGTTGGGGCCTGGTCACCGCCGACGAGCCGATGCGTCCGGGCACCACCCTGGAGTCCCTCGCGGGTCTGAAGACCCCGTTCCGCCCGCACGGCCGCGTCACCGCCGGTAACGCCGCGGGGCTCAACGACGGCGCCACCGCCTCGCTGCTCGCCGCCGAGGACGTCGCCCGCGAGCTGGGCCTGCCGGTCAAGATGCGCCTCGTGTCGTACGCCTTCGCGGGTGTCGAGCCCGAGGTGATGGGCTACGGCCCGATCCCGGCGACCGAGAAGGCCCTCGCCAAGGCCGGGCTGACCATCGACGACATGGGCCTGTTCGAGATCAACGAGGCGTTCGCCGTGCAGGTGCTCGCCTTCCTCGACCACTACGGCATCGCCGACGACGACGCGCGCGTCAACCAGTACGGCGGCGCGATCGCCTACGGCCACCCGCTCGCCTCCTCCGGTGTGCGTCTGATGACGCAGCTGGCCCGCCAGTTCGAGGAGCAGCCGGAGGTCCGCTACGGCCTGACGACCATGTGTGTCGGCTTCGGCATGGGCGCGACGGTCGTCTGGGAGAACCCGCACTTCGACACGGCAGACGGAGACAAGGCATGA
- a CDS encoding ribonuclease D codes for MTDAQETAADTSLRTTGGAPPDDVAPAPTPLLEPREGIPPVVASDDALARVVAAFASGSGPVAVDAERASGYRYGQRAYLVQLRRDGAGSALIDPVGCPDLSGLGDALHGSEWILHAATQDLPCLREIGMTPTGLFDTELAGRLAGFPRVGLGAMVESVLGYSLEKGHSAVDWSTRPLPDPWLRYAALDVELLIDLRNALEDELDRQGKLEWAREEFDAIASAPPALPRKDPWRRTSGMHKVRRRRQMAVVRELWTVRDQVAQRRDISPGKVLGDAAIVEAALALPPNAHALTALPGFGHRMGRRQLEQWQAAIDRAKALPDSELPQPGQTLAGPPPPRAWADKDPAAAARLVAARAAVSELAERLHMPQENLITPDTVRRVCWEPPKNPTPDAIESALIGYGARRWQIEQVAPLLLRSLKSAA; via the coding sequence GTGACCGACGCCCAAGAGACCGCAGCAGACACTTCACTGCGAACCACCGGGGGCGCTCCCCCGGACGACGTCGCCCCGGCGCCGACCCCCTTGCTCGAACCTCGCGAGGGAATTCCCCCGGTGGTGGCATCCGACGACGCCCTCGCCCGGGTGGTCGCCGCCTTCGCCTCGGGCTCCGGCCCGGTCGCCGTGGACGCCGAGCGCGCCTCCGGCTACCGCTACGGCCAGCGCGCCTACCTCGTGCAGCTGCGCCGCGACGGCGCGGGCAGCGCGCTGATCGACCCGGTCGGCTGCCCCGACCTGTCGGGACTCGGGGACGCGCTGCACGGCAGCGAGTGGATCCTGCACGCCGCCACTCAGGACCTGCCCTGTCTGCGCGAAATAGGGATGACTCCCACCGGGCTCTTCGACACGGAGCTGGCCGGACGGCTGGCCGGCTTCCCGCGGGTCGGCCTCGGCGCCATGGTCGAGAGCGTGCTCGGATACTCGCTGGAGAAGGGCCATTCCGCCGTCGACTGGTCCACCCGCCCGCTGCCCGACCCCTGGCTGCGCTACGCGGCGCTCGACGTCGAGCTGCTGATCGATCTGCGCAACGCCCTGGAGGACGAGCTCGACCGGCAGGGCAAGCTGGAGTGGGCACGGGAGGAGTTCGACGCGATCGCCTCCGCGCCGCCCGCTCTCCCGCGCAAGGACCCGTGGCGCCGCACCTCCGGCATGCACAAGGTCCGCCGCCGCCGTCAGATGGCGGTGGTACGGGAGCTGTGGACCGTCCGTGACCAGGTGGCCCAACGCCGGGACATCTCACCCGGCAAGGTGCTGGGCGATGCCGCGATCGTCGAGGCCGCGCTCGCCCTCCCGCCGAACGCGCACGCGTTGACCGCCCTGCCCGGCTTCGGCCACCGCATGGGGCGACGGCAGCTGGAGCAGTGGCAGGCGGCCATCGACCGGGCCAAGGCGCTGCCCGACTCGGAGTTGCCGCAGCCCGGCCAGACCCTCGCCGGTCCGCCGCCGCCCCGCGCCTGGGCGGACAAGGACCCGGCGGCGGCGGCCCGGCTCGTGGCCGCCCGCGCCGCGGTCTCGGAGCTCGCCGAGCGGCTGCACATGCCGCAGGAGAACCTGATCACGCCGGACACCGTGCGCCGGGTCTGCTGGGAGCCGCCCAAGAATCCGACCCCCGACGCGATCGAGTCCGCGCTCATCGGGTACGGGGCACGGCGCTGGCAGATCGAACAGGTGGCCCCGCTCCTGCTCCGTTCGCTGAAGTCCGCGGCCTGA
- a CDS encoding helix-turn-helix transcriptional regulator — MSVLLEQPASLVAYRPNKPTAMVVVADPRVRSTVTRHLWALGVRDVIEASSIAEARPRVGNPRDICVADVHLPDGSGLTLLSETRAAGWPNGLALSAADDIGAVRNALAGGVKGYVVTGTRTNIGHPTRPGVAPIGANAARMHRRPPGTPSHPGGYRELSGREVEVLRLVAEGQSNKAIGVSMGLSALTVKSHLARIARKLGTGDRAGMVAVALRTGIIH, encoded by the coding sequence GTGTCCGTTCTCCTAGAGCAGCCCGCAAGCCTGGTCGCCTACCGCCCGAACAAGCCGACGGCCATGGTCGTCGTGGCCGACCCGCGCGTCCGTTCCACCGTCACCCGCCATCTGTGGGCACTCGGAGTACGTGACGTCATCGAGGCGTCGTCCATCGCGGAGGCCCGTCCCCGCGTCGGCAATCCACGCGACATCTGCGTAGCCGACGTCCACCTGCCCGACGGTTCCGGGCTGACCCTGTTGTCCGAGACCCGAGCCGCCGGCTGGCCGAACGGCCTCGCCCTTTCCGCCGCCGATGACATCGGCGCCGTACGCAACGCCCTCGCGGGCGGCGTGAAGGGTTACGTCGTCACCGGCACCCGAACCAATATCGGCCACCCCACCCGTCCCGGCGTCGCCCCCATCGGCGCCAATGCCGCCCGTATGCACCGCCGGCCCCCCGGCACCCCGAGCCACCCGGGCGGCTACCGCGAACTGTCCGGCCGCGAGGTCGAGGTCCTCCGGCTGGTCGCCGAAGGCCAGTCCAACAAGGCCATCGGCGTCTCGATGGGCCTGTCCGCCCTGACCGTCAAGAGCCATCTCGCCCGAATCGCCCGCAAGCTCGGCACCGGCGACCGCGCAGGAATGGTCGCCGTCGCCCTGCGCACGGGCATCATTCACTGA
- a CDS encoding DUF3000 domain-containing protein, which translates to MAPAQGQFSDQSDGADSKDSAEGGSVPPAFRSAVDALHAARLRPELEVESTRPPKRLAPYAYALEAAVVQGEEDLADGRLVLLHDPDGHEAWQGTFRLVTLVRAELEPEMASDPLLPEVCWSWLTGALEARGLSYGEAGGTVTRAGSHYFGALATRRPATQIEIRASWTPREGRGGVPDTAAHLTAWGDLLCQIAGLPPSDPADAAVVTLPQRRGPQAP; encoded by the coding sequence ATGGCTCCGGCTCAGGGACAGTTCTCCGATCAATCCGATGGCGCTGACAGCAAGGACAGCGCGGAGGGTGGTTCCGTCCCGCCCGCGTTCCGGTCGGCGGTGGACGCGCTGCACGCGGCGCGGCTGCGCCCCGAGCTGGAGGTGGAGTCGACACGGCCGCCCAAGCGGCTCGCTCCGTACGCATACGCGCTGGAAGCGGCGGTCGTCCAGGGCGAGGAGGATCTCGCCGACGGCCGTCTGGTGCTGCTCCATGACCCGGACGGGCACGAGGCCTGGCAGGGGACCTTCCGCCTGGTGACGCTGGTGCGGGCCGAGCTGGAGCCGGAGATGGCTTCCGATCCGCTGTTGCCGGAGGTGTGCTGGTCGTGGCTGACCGGTGCGCTGGAGGCGCGCGGTCTGTCGTACGGCGAGGCGGGCGGCACGGTGACCCGGGCGGGCTCGCACTACTTCGGTGCGCTGGCCACGCGCCGCCCGGCGACGCAGATCGAGATCCGGGCGTCATGGACGCCACGCGAGGGCCGTGGCGGGGTACCGGACACGGCGGCGCACCTGACGGCGTGGGGCGATCTGCTGTGCCAGATCGCCGGCCTGCCGCCGTCGGACCCCGCCGACGCGGCGGTGGTGACGCTCCCTCAGCGGCGCGGCCCCCAGGCCCCCTGA